One Oceanicoccus sagamiensis genomic region harbors:
- a CDS encoding NAD(P)-binding protein → MKRVAIIGGGVAGLSAAQELLARGFAVDIYELNALPGGKARSFDVPESAYATSDGRSPLPAEHGFRFFPGFYRHLVDTMQAIPFPGKHCVAENLLNVEHLNYARFGKDVASVPVGSPRSLADITKLFKLWLGKTGVNMPLRDLLRYSARLFRLFSSCDQRVQNQYEEIAWWEFIRANKGSEAYRRYFANGSRILVAADPRKASTKTNGMIMEQLLMDQATGEADRILSGPTNNVWLFPWLHSLLQNPSAGFTAMPGWWISS, encoded by the coding sequence ATGAAGCGCGTAGCAATTATCGGTGGGGGAGTGGCTGGCTTATCGGCAGCCCAGGAATTATTAGCCAGAGGGTTTGCGGTTGATATCTATGAGCTTAATGCGCTGCCTGGCGGCAAGGCGCGCAGCTTTGATGTGCCAGAGTCAGCATATGCCACCAGCGATGGCCGTAGTCCCTTACCCGCTGAGCATGGCTTTCGTTTTTTTCCCGGTTTTTATCGGCATTTGGTCGATACTATGCAGGCTATTCCTTTTCCCGGTAAACACTGTGTGGCGGAAAACTTACTGAATGTTGAGCACTTAAATTACGCCCGCTTTGGTAAGGATGTGGCTTCCGTGCCGGTAGGCAGCCCGCGATCACTGGCAGATATTACTAAACTGTTTAAATTATGGCTGGGCAAAACCGGTGTCAACATGCCGTTAAGGGATTTGCTGAGATATAGCGCCAGACTGTTCCGATTATTTAGCAGCTGTGACCAGCGGGTGCAAAATCAGTATGAAGAAATCGCCTGGTGGGAATTTATTCGTGCCAATAAAGGTTCTGAGGCTTACCGTCGCTACTTTGCCAATGGCAGCCGTATTCTGGTGGCGGCGGATCCCAGAAAAGCCTCCACCAAAACCAACGGCATGATTATGGAGCAGTTGCTGATGGATCAGGCCACCGGTGAGGCTGACCGCATTTTATCGGGCCCCACCAATAATGTCTGGTTATTTCCCTGGTTACATTCACTGCTACAAAACCCCAGTGCCGGTTTTACAGCCATGCCCGGGTGGTGGATATCGTCGTAG
- a CDS encoding FAD-dependent oxidoreductase — protein sequence MDIVVDKDTALIASLRIEHKSEQEKFSRVTGCDLKTGPIAEVVELPETPTADYYLSAVPVEVMAGFVGDNNNWSPLAEADEALKKLSELKQHTQWMNGVVFYLKGELSKLSGHSVFVDTPFALSSIYQGRYWDKPFALENYGKGNVTAILSTIISNWKDTADCDGDEVCPIPYGGRGRLYHQSALATIAHQGDFAAGKERLIAELWHDLKDSLSVDGEPLLDDENFEFAYIDPAIHQSKGEVNNSEPLLVNRTNGWRLRPTANTNIANFFLAGDYVQTHTDLATMEGACEAAKRAVNGIIASEGLADKPCEIYPLRRIRWFAPLRYIDSLFYRWFA from the coding sequence GTGGATATCGTCGTAGACAAAGACACGGCCTTGATCGCCTCATTAAGGATTGAACACAAAAGCGAGCAGGAAAAATTTTCTCGCGTCACCGGCTGTGACCTTAAGACAGGCCCCATTGCTGAGGTCGTTGAACTCCCTGAAACACCTACTGCGGATTATTATTTATCGGCAGTGCCAGTTGAAGTGATGGCGGGTTTTGTCGGTGACAATAATAACTGGTCACCTCTGGCGGAGGCCGATGAGGCACTAAAAAAACTGAGTGAATTAAAACAGCATACCCAGTGGATGAATGGTGTGGTGTTTTATTTAAAGGGGGAGCTATCAAAATTATCCGGTCATTCGGTGTTTGTAGATACCCCTTTTGCTTTAAGTTCAATTTATCAGGGACGCTATTGGGATAAACCCTTCGCTCTGGAAAATTATGGCAAAGGCAATGTGACCGCGATTTTATCCACCATTATTTCTAACTGGAAAGATACCGCCGATTGCGACGGGGATGAGGTTTGTCCTATTCCCTATGGCGGCAGGGGGCGGCTCTATCATCAATCGGCGTTGGCGACCATTGCCCATCAAGGGGATTTTGCTGCCGGTAAAGAGCGTTTGATCGCCGAGCTATGGCATGACTTAAAAGACAGCCTCAGTGTCGATGGCGAGCCTCTACTGGATGATGAAAATTTTGAATTTGCCTATATTGATCCGGCCATCCATCAGTCTAAGGGAGAGGTAAACAATTCAGAGCCGCTATTGGTCAACCGCACCAACGGTTGGCGTTTGCGGCCCACCGCCAACACCAATATCGCCAACTTTTTTCTCGCTGGGGACTATGTGCAAACCCATACCGACCTCGCCACTATGGAGGGGGCTTGTGAGGCTGCCAAGCGGGCGGTTAATGGCATTATTGCCAGTGAGGGTTTGGCGGACAAACCCTGTGAAATTTACCCCCTGCGGCGTATCCGTTGGTTTGCCCCGCTAAGGTATATCGATAGCCTGTTCTATCGTTGGTTTGCTTAA
- a CDS encoding TonB-dependent receptor domain-containing protein, whose product MQEKKRRTSLNTSPNEEIEDSGIQLKAIWTEGDWTLSSTTALRQWENQQTDADTDYVPADLFRLFDHSDIDTLSQEFTLLWQPDDQLQLLTGLYLATEDYSGGRNLEGAGDADNFLISLLNPTFTPAPCLPPIETSGCVVPTGIGALLPNGSITQEKYQQDSDSYALYSHLSWDINTELQLVGGLRYSVEDKSGSVDIRYWYDSPISPLLTAIGGFPNDGTPRNGLDIIGVEYSPPFDKSIKDEEVTGSLALNYRLSDDIMAYTSYSRGFKAGGINLFREAVLTDTTHYDPEYADSYEIGLKSQYWQGRASSNIALFYTEFSDLQVNFFDGLNFRTENTGKARTQGVELENTLLFTEQWTMDFAVTYLEATFESLDNPQLDYLLDRDTPRAPDWASVLGINFNQQLSANLKIKARASLSYTGDHYVGADVVGEEKQDEYLISDLSISLQDQADSWAVTLWCKNCDNQDYRTIYFNSAFQEGSNNAYLNAPRQYGATFSMKF is encoded by the coding sequence ATTCAAGAGAAAAAGCGCAGAACCAGCTTAAATACCAGTCCTAATGAAGAGATAGAAGATAGCGGTATTCAACTTAAAGCGATATGGACCGAGGGAGATTGGACGCTAAGTTCCACTACCGCATTACGGCAATGGGAAAACCAGCAGACCGACGCCGATACCGACTATGTACCGGCGGATTTATTCAGGCTATTTGATCACTCCGATATCGATACCCTGTCTCAGGAGTTCACCCTGCTATGGCAGCCGGATGATCAACTGCAATTATTAACCGGGCTGTACCTGGCCACGGAAGACTATAGTGGCGGTCGCAACCTCGAAGGCGCTGGCGATGCCGATAATTTTTTAATCAGCCTGCTAAATCCGACGTTCACCCCCGCCCCCTGCCTGCCGCCGATTGAAACCAGTGGCTGTGTAGTACCCACCGGCATTGGTGCACTGCTACCCAATGGCAGTATCACGCAAGAAAAATACCAGCAAGACAGTGATAGCTATGCGCTCTATAGCCATCTGAGCTGGGATATAAACACCGAGCTTCAACTCGTTGGTGGCCTGCGTTATAGCGTTGAAGATAAATCCGGCAGCGTTGATATTCGCTACTGGTACGACTCACCTATCTCCCCTTTATTAACAGCGATTGGCGGCTTTCCCAATGACGGCACACCCCGCAACGGTCTGGATATTATTGGCGTCGAATATAGCCCGCCCTTTGATAAGTCGATTAAAGATGAAGAGGTGACCGGCTCACTGGCATTAAATTACCGGCTTAGCGATGACATCATGGCCTATACCAGCTATAGCCGTGGCTTTAAGGCTGGTGGCATTAACTTATTTCGCGAAGCAGTATTAACCGACACCACCCACTATGACCCGGAATATGCAGACAGCTATGAAATTGGCCTGAAGTCACAGTACTGGCAAGGCCGGGCCAGCAGTAATATCGCGCTGTTTTATACCGAGTTTAGTGACCTGCAAGTTAACTTTTTTGATGGCCTGAATTTCCGCACAGAAAATACCGGTAAAGCTAGAACCCAGGGTGTGGAGTTAGAAAACACCCTGCTATTTACCGAGCAGTGGACTATGGATTTTGCGGTCACTTATCTGGAGGCAACCTTTGAAAGCCTGGATAACCCGCAGCTGGATTATTTGCTGGACCGGGACACTCCCCGCGCGCCTGACTGGGCGTCTGTATTAGGCATTAATTTTAATCAGCAGCTGAGTGCTAACCTGAAGATAAAAGCCCGCGCCTCGCTATCCTATACGGGTGACCACTATGTCGGTGCCGATGTGGTGGGCGAAGAAAAGCAGGATGAGTATTTAATCAGTGACCTCAGTATATCGCTGCAAGATCAAGCGGATAGCTGGGCGGTGACGCTATGGTGCAAAAACTGTGATAACCAGGACTACCGGACGATTTACTTTAACTCCGCGTTCCAGGAAGGCTCCAACAATGCTTACCTGAATGCTCCACGCCAGTATGGTGCGACCTTTAGCATGAAGTTTTAA
- a CDS encoding TonB-dependent receptor yields MLRCKKLRPLLSTLGTLTLAINLSTSPNTFAEPAVIEEVNVYAQKRQQSLADIPIAVTALSGEQLAQSKIFEIRDLTTLSPSFSFDTAQGFQNASMKIRGIGTFGNGRTFEGAVGVFIDDVYRSRSGMVLNDLLDIEQLEILRGPQSTLFGKNTSAGAINVRSNKPQLDQQSVELEADIGNYDLLLLKSIINIPVADHSAFRLALSSHERDGFFSSADNNDRYNEIDRYTVKPQWLYRPSDQLEIHLLADYSKSDANCCWGSAQVVNGPTAPLVALYAGLRGLTFEPAPFKRKSAEPA; encoded by the coding sequence ATGCTGCGCTGTAAAAAACTTCGCCCACTGCTATCAACACTGGGCACGCTCACTTTGGCCATCAATTTATCCACCTCACCCAACACCTTCGCCGAACCGGCGGTTATTGAAGAAGTAAATGTCTATGCGCAAAAACGGCAGCAATCCCTCGCCGATATACCCATTGCCGTTACCGCCCTCAGTGGTGAGCAATTGGCGCAATCGAAAATTTTTGAAATTCGCGATTTAACGACGCTGTCGCCCTCTTTCTCCTTTGATACCGCTCAGGGTTTTCAAAACGCCAGTATGAAAATCCGCGGTATTGGCACTTTTGGCAATGGCCGAACCTTTGAAGGCGCAGTCGGTGTCTTTATTGATGATGTCTATCGCTCACGATCAGGCATGGTGCTCAATGATTTATTGGATATCGAACAACTGGAAATTCTACGGGGGCCGCAAAGCACTCTGTTTGGTAAAAACACCTCCGCCGGGGCGATTAATGTTCGCAGTAATAAACCGCAACTGGATCAGCAAAGTGTCGAGTTAGAGGCGGATATTGGTAACTACGATTTACTGCTATTAAAGAGCATTATTAATATCCCGGTTGCAGATCACTCCGCCTTTCGTCTGGCCTTATCCAGCCATGAACGGGATGGGTTTTTCTCCAGTGCCGATAATAATGATCGCTATAACGAAATTGATCGCTATACGGTCAAACCACAGTGGTTATATCGACCCTCCGATCAATTGGAAATTCATCTATTGGCGGATTACAGCAAATCTGATGCTAACTGCTGCTGGGGCTCGGCGCAGGTCGTCAATGGCCCAACAGCACCGCTAGTGGCACTGTATGCTGGCCTGCGTGGTTTAACCTTTGAGCCCGCCCCATTCAAGAGAAAAAGCGCAGAACCAGCTTAA
- a CDS encoding SDR family NAD(P)-dependent oxidoreductase has product MADFHQKTAVITGAASGIGAALATQLASRGANLALADIDAKGLEQLTEKLSRYDCHITCHSVDVSSRQAVTDMAAEIAQHHSSIDYLFNNAGVSVNDLAETISYEDFEWIMNINFWGVVNGVKAFLPYLRQAEQAHIINVASIFSMLAFPTQSSYNASKFAVRGFTESLHQELAEDGIRVSCVCPGGVKTNIVRNSRYQPRKKDAPSNQSLIDTFDQIAELSPDQAAEAILKGVVKNKLLILVGKDARMMAWLQRLFPSSYFRWLAKAIDVVT; this is encoded by the coding sequence ATGGCTGATTTTCACCAAAAGACCGCTGTTATCACCGGTGCCGCTTCAGGTATTGGTGCCGCCCTGGCCACACAGCTTGCCAGCCGGGGTGCCAACCTCGCTTTGGCCGATATCGATGCCAAAGGCTTAGAGCAACTAACAGAAAAACTAAGCCGTTATGACTGTCATATCACCTGCCATAGCGTTGATGTTTCGTCACGGCAGGCCGTCACTGATATGGCCGCCGAGATCGCACAACACCATAGCTCAATTGATTATTTATTTAATAATGCAGGGGTCTCGGTCAATGATCTGGCAGAGACTATCAGCTACGAAGATTTTGAATGGATAATGAATATTAATTTTTGGGGCGTGGTTAATGGCGTTAAAGCCTTTCTGCCCTATCTTCGTCAGGCAGAGCAGGCCCATATTATTAATGTTGCCAGCATTTTTTCTATGCTGGCATTCCCTACGCAATCGTCCTATAACGCCTCAAAGTTTGCCGTAAGGGGCTTTACCGAGTCTCTGCATCAGGAGCTGGCTGAGGACGGTATCCGGGTTAGTTGTGTATGTCCCGGTGGCGTTAAAACCAATATTGTCAGAAACTCCCGCTATCAACCCAGAAAAAAAGACGCGCCCTCTAACCAGTCTTTAATTGATACCTTTGATCAAATTGCCGAGCTAAGCCCCGATCAAGCCGCAGAGGCCATTTTAAAAGGCGTGGTAAAGAATAAATTGCTGATACTGGTTGGTAAGGATGCCCGTATGATGGCCTGGTTGCAGCGACTTTTCCCCAGTAGTTATTTTCGCTGGCTGGCCAAAGCCATTGATGTGGTCACCTAA
- a CDS encoding response regulator transcription factor has translation MASETRLIIADDHQLLRDGLRLTLEAATGYHIVAEASNTAMLEQQVKEHQPDIVVSDYNMPSGNMLEVLARLKDDKPDLKFIILTGVVSGTLYKQLLDIPVDGVLLKEGSMDDILNGLTKVSQGQTVLSDIVREQIDRVDEILTSRELEIMNLVVKGASNSDISSTLFISPKTVDNHRSNIFKKLGVRSAVELAEYARKNGLLSDG, from the coding sequence ATGGCTAGCGAGACACGGCTTATTATCGCCGATGACCATCAATTGCTAAGGGATGGCCTTAGACTGACACTGGAAGCTGCAACCGGCTATCACATCGTTGCCGAAGCCAGTAATACCGCCATGCTGGAGCAACAGGTTAAAGAACACCAGCCCGACATTGTGGTCAGTGATTACAATATGCCCAGCGGCAATATGCTGGAGGTTTTAGCCCGTTTAAAAGACGATAAGCCCGACTTGAAATTTATTATTTTAACCGGCGTGGTTTCCGGCACACTCTATAAGCAACTGTTAGATATCCCTGTCGATGGCGTCTTGCTAAAAGAAGGGTCGATGGACGATATTCTTAACGGCTTGACTAAAGTCAGTCAGGGGCAAACGGTATTATCCGATATTGTCCGGGAACAAATCGACCGCGTTGACGAAATTCTAACCTCAAGGGAATTGGAAATTATGAATCTGGTGGTCAAAGGCGCCAGTAATAGCGATATTTCCAGCACCTTATTTATCTCGCCCAAAACTGTCGACAACCACCGCAGTAATATTTTTAAAAAGTTAGGCGTTAGGTCGGCGGTCGAACTGGCAGAATATGCCAGAAAAAACGGACTCTTAAGTGATGGCTGA
- a CDS encoding RNA polymerase sigma factor, giving the protein MLQAAYNNESESAAVVPTVNQGSITDTDQCLLEAIANGNQTAMESFYHQYGDQVFQFAHKTLKNPDDAAEVLNEVMLQVWKKPTAFQGRSKVSTWLLSITHHKAVDLVRKKSRHDNNDSVDLDIIAAEQNHVLTTMSCEQSDNYIRQQINALPAIYREVIYLSFYQELHYTQVAEILSIPVGTVKTRVMNAKKQLKKSLTQ; this is encoded by the coding sequence ATGTTACAAGCTGCCTATAACAACGAATCAGAATCAGCCGCTGTAGTGCCCACCGTTAATCAGGGCAGCATAACAGATACCGACCAGTGTCTACTCGAGGCCATTGCCAATGGCAATCAAACCGCCATGGAAAGCTTCTATCACCAGTATGGTGATCAGGTATTTCAATTTGCTCATAAGACATTAAAAAACCCTGACGATGCCGCTGAGGTGCTGAACGAAGTGATGCTACAAGTTTGGAAAAAACCCACCGCCTTTCAGGGCCGCTCAAAAGTAAGCACCTGGCTGCTCAGCATTACCCATCACAAGGCGGTAGATCTGGTGCGTAAAAAATCACGCCATGATAATAATGATAGTGTTGATCTGGATATTATCGCGGCAGAACAGAACCATGTACTGACCACCATGAGCTGCGAGCAAAGTGACAATTATATTCGCCAGCAAATTAATGCCCTGCCCGCCATCTACCGTGAAGTTATCTACCTGAGCTTTTACCAGGAACTCCACTACACACAAGTCGCTGAGATTCTATCGATCCCCGTTGGCACGGTTAAAACCCGGGTTATGAATGCTAAAAAGCAATTAAAAAAATCTCTAACACAATAG
- a CDS encoding response regulator transcription factor, with protein MRVIIANEHYLLRESLRMLLQTAGGYQVIAEPTDEWQLLNILLDHPADILLCDSGFPCKDLATMIARAAELQPKLELVLFTESLNAKSLRQRFPAPVAVVIDKDNAGDQLLHVLGQLPISKTNTQQHQAQQPTVNI; from the coding sequence ATGCGCGTCATTATTGCCAACGAACACTATCTACTGCGGGAAAGTCTGCGGATGTTGCTGCAAACGGCTGGCGGCTATCAGGTGATTGCCGAACCCACTGATGAATGGCAATTACTCAACATCCTGCTCGACCACCCCGCTGATATTTTACTGTGCGACAGCGGCTTTCCCTGCAAGGACCTGGCAACAATGATTGCCCGTGCCGCAGAGCTGCAACCCAAATTGGAGCTCGTGCTGTTTACCGAAAGCTTAAACGCCAAATCATTAAGGCAGCGCTTCCCTGCCCCTGTTGCCGTGGTTATCGACAAAGACAACGCCGGCGACCAGTTACTGCACGTTCTGGGGCAACTGCCCATTAGCAAAACCAATACCCAGCAACACCAAGCACAACAACCCACTGTGAATATTTAA
- a CDS encoding hybrid sensor histidine kinase/response regulator: MTIADAALSLPGKVPDEKAVFNARIELIYQTFPTHTFTAVTVSLLFVFVMWSTVSPGLLISWFFVVNLFSVFRVYSWKKFNLYRLAGNDSLKPWAWLSIFHTAAAGVIWGLVPIMFVDIAEDSMSQVIISFFFPTFVMIGQAVTYSSFKPMWYAYAIPANGLMIGHLILDQNPDTNMWALALILVTAFCIAALERNYNAIMKAIHLKLQYADLMNSVKAAKEKADQANHSKSIFLASASHDLRQPVHAMNLFIEMLQKKTMPDNARQLVDRIATCARSLQSLFNSLLDISNLDAGTIEYQPKPVRAASYINALVALHRPEAEEQKLQLEADVDDIVLQTDPVLLTRILSNLIANAINHSGSGVIRLSTRQEQQAASISVEDTGRGIPPEELEHIFDEFKQLHNPERDRNKGLGLGLSICARLAKLMGTEIQVESTLNQGSRFFFSLPIADSSQTLSPVEASGSALDFSQLSALVLDDEETIREAMAMLLRDWGCQQVASAGDLQQAQALLHNGFIPQLIISDYRLRNHETGVDAVMALRAQLADEVTAILVTGDTSPQSLGAIQSSQITTLHKPVDTQQLKSTIAALLG; encoded by the coding sequence ATGACCATAGCCGATGCAGCATTAAGCCTGCCGGGCAAGGTGCCGGATGAAAAGGCGGTGTTTAACGCCCGGATCGAATTGATTTATCAAACCTTCCCTACCCATACCTTTACGGCTGTCACCGTGTCGTTGTTGTTCGTATTTGTAATGTGGTCAACCGTCAGCCCCGGCTTATTGATTAGTTGGTTTTTTGTGGTCAATCTGTTCAGCGTATTTCGCGTTTACTCATGGAAAAAGTTTAACCTCTACCGCCTGGCTGGCAATGACTCGCTAAAACCCTGGGCATGGCTGTCGATTTTTCATACCGCCGCTGCCGGGGTAATCTGGGGCTTGGTGCCGATTATGTTTGTTGATATTGCTGAAGACAGTATGAGCCAGGTCATTATCAGCTTTTTCTTCCCCACCTTTGTCATGATCGGGCAAGCCGTCACGTATAGCTCCTTTAAGCCCATGTGGTATGCCTACGCGATACCCGCCAATGGATTAATGATTGGCCACCTTATTCTCGATCAAAACCCCGATACCAATATGTGGGCATTGGCACTGATCCTGGTAACCGCTTTCTGTATTGCCGCTCTGGAAAGAAACTACAACGCCATTATGAAAGCCATTCATTTAAAACTGCAGTATGCCGACCTGATGAATAGCGTTAAGGCCGCCAAGGAAAAAGCCGATCAGGCCAACCACAGTAAATCGATTTTTCTCGCCTCCGCCAGTCATGATCTGCGACAGCCGGTGCATGCGATGAATTTATTTATTGAAATGTTACAGAAAAAAACCATGCCCGATAATGCCCGGCAACTGGTAGATAGAATTGCCACCTGCGCCCGCAGCTTGCAAAGCCTGTTTAATAGCTTGCTGGATATCTCTAACCTCGATGCTGGCACCATTGAATACCAACCTAAACCCGTAAGGGCAGCCAGTTATATCAATGCTCTGGTCGCTTTACATCGCCCTGAAGCCGAGGAACAGAAGCTACAACTGGAAGCGGATGTCGATGATATTGTGCTGCAAACAGACCCGGTTCTACTCACCCGTATACTGTCTAACCTGATTGCCAATGCCATTAACCACTCCGGCTCAGGGGTTATCCGGCTCAGTACCCGACAAGAGCAACAAGCCGCTAGTATTAGCGTGGAGGATACCGGCCGCGGCATCCCTCCAGAAGAACTGGAACATATTTTTGATGAGTTCAAGCAATTGCATAACCCGGAGCGGGACCGCAATAAAGGGCTGGGGCTGGGGCTATCCATCTGCGCCCGACTCGCCAAACTGATGGGCACAGAAATCCAGGTTGAATCAACGCTGAATCAGGGCTCACGGTTCTTTTTTAGTTTGCCCATTGCCGATAGCAGCCAAACCTTATCACCCGTGGAAGCCAGCGGCAGTGCCCTGGACTTTAGTCAACTTAGCGCACTGGTACTGGACGATGAAGAAACTATTCGCGAAGCCATGGCGATGTTATTACGCGACTGGGGCTGCCAACAGGTAGCTTCGGCCGGTGACTTGCAGCAAGCGCAAGCGTTGCTTCATAACGGCTTTATCCCGCAATTAATTATTTCCGATTACCGCTTGCGCAACCATGAAACCGGGGTGGACGCTGTGATGGCTCTGCGCGCGCAACTGGCTGATGAAGTCACCGCCATTCTGGTGACCGGCGATACCTCTCCGCAATCTCTGGGGGCTATTCAAAGCTCTCAAATCACCACCTTACATAAACCGGTAGATACACAGCAACTTAAATCTACCATTGCCGCTCTGCTGGGCTAA
- a CDS encoding hybrid sensor histidine kinase/response regulator, which produces MAFDNDSEQQIFNAQVSTFYQQIPANLLPAVLISTLVTITIWEPQSRAGLSLWLAANYLFFLLRLFSFQRFNRTEIRDTLSIKAWADMAFFQLLLYGIIWALLPLCFPTMENTPTSTLLAVYFFATTAIIGLSISHSSFKPMWFAFVIPASCALIYRLISSSIDGSNMLAVYLLLFNLFLFSMMNRHHKSFRETTLLQTEYAKLMTKLQREKEKSDKANINKSTFLASASHDLRQPVHAMNLFIEMLQKQSLPADITLLISRIASSANNLQSLFNSLLDISRLDAGTVDINKKTMDLRSAVDELITLHLPEIEDKGLSISNAINERYIYSDPILVNRILSNLLINAIHYTDSGSLEIGSQATADDRIQVSITDTGKGIAPEHLETIFEEFKQLHNPERDRNKGLGLGLAICNRLAHLLDTAIEVESTLGQGSCFSLALEKDHSGIETAPTAIKPRTMDLQPYSIMIIDDEKDILDAMPMLLSSWGCGEVAAVADDIEALQAMDQGFFPDLVISDYRLRDHLTGLDVIEAISQRIGYPVRAVLITGDTAVDSLKKVSDSGLKVLHKPIKTAELEQAIMEALL; this is translated from the coding sequence ATGGCCTTTGATAACGACAGTGAACAGCAGATATTTAATGCGCAGGTAAGCACGTTTTACCAGCAGATTCCTGCCAATCTGTTGCCGGCAGTGCTGATCTCCACTCTGGTAACAATCACTATTTGGGAACCACAATCCCGTGCTGGCTTAAGCCTTTGGTTAGCCGCCAATTATCTATTTTTTTTACTCAGACTATTTTCTTTTCAACGCTTTAACCGGACCGAGATACGCGACACACTCAGTATCAAAGCCTGGGCGGACATGGCTTTTTTCCAACTCCTGCTTTACGGTATTATCTGGGCATTGTTGCCGCTGTGCTTTCCCACCATGGAAAATACCCCCACTAGCACTCTGCTAGCGGTTTACTTCTTTGCCACCACCGCTATTATTGGCCTGAGCATCTCCCACTCTTCCTTTAAACCCATGTGGTTTGCCTTTGTTATCCCGGCATCCTGCGCCCTTATTTATCGCTTAATAAGCAGCTCTATTGATGGCTCGAATATGCTGGCAGTATATTTGCTGCTATTTAATCTGTTTTTATTTTCGATGATGAACCGGCACCATAAATCCTTCCGGGAAACCACCTTGCTGCAAACCGAATACGCCAAGCTAATGACTAAATTGCAGCGGGAGAAAGAAAAGTCCGACAAGGCCAATATTAATAAGTCGACCTTTCTTGCCTCTGCCAGCCATGACCTGCGGCAACCCGTCCATGCCATGAACTTATTTATTGAAATGCTGCAAAAACAATCTTTACCCGCTGACATCACGCTTTTAATCAGCCGAATTGCCAGCAGCGCCAATAATCTTCAAAGTTTATTTAACAGCCTGCTGGATATCTCCAGGTTGGATGCAGGCACGGTGGATATTAATAAAAAAACCATGGATTTACGCAGTGCCGTTGATGAACTGATTACCCTCCATCTTCCGGAAATTGAAGATAAGGGGCTGTCGATTAGTAACGCCATCAATGAGCGTTATATTTATTCTGACCCCATACTGGTGAATAGAATACTCTCCAACTTGTTGATCAACGCCATCCATTACACCGACAGTGGCAGCCTTGAGATTGGCAGCCAAGCCACTGCGGACGACCGTATACAAGTCAGCATTACCGATACCGGAAAAGGCATAGCTCCTGAACATCTTGAGACAATATTTGAAGAATTTAAACAGCTGCATAATCCCGAACGAGATAGAAATAAGGGTCTGGGATTAGGGCTGGCAATCTGTAACCGGCTTGCCCATTTACTGGATACAGCCATTGAAGTCGAGTCAACACTGGGGCAAGGTTCCTGCTTTTCATTAGCGCTGGAAAAAGACCACAGCGGTATAGAGACAGCGCCCACAGCCATAAAACCACGAACCATGGACCTGCAACCCTACTCGATTATGATTATCGATGACGAAAAAGATATTCTTGATGCTATGCCCATGCTGCTTTCAAGCTGGGGCTGTGGCGAGGTCGCAGCAGTGGCCGATGATATTGAAGCCCTGCAAGCCATGGATCAGGGGTTTTTCCCGGACCTGGTGATTTCAGACTATCGGCTGCGCGACCATCTGACAGGGCTGGATGTGATTGAAGCGATTTCACAACGTATAGGCTACCCGGTAAGGGCCGTATTAATCACCGGTGATACCGCGGTTGATTCCCTGAAAAAGGTCAGTGATAGCGGCCTGAAGGTACTGCATAAGCCGATCAAAACAGCCGAGCTGGAACAGGCGATTATGGAGGCACTGCTATGA